The DNA segment CAAGGGCAGCGTGTGGTAGTAATGACGACCTGTGTAAAGCTGCTTTGTGTATGTGAGCTTTGGATAAATGCAATTGggggttttaatgttgtgcattcagatcaGAGTCATGTTCAGTTGTTGACCCTTGTAGCTCTAAATGAGGCTAGCCAGCAGCTAATGTAGCTAATGCTCAGTGTTGTTGTTTGAGACTGTAACTGTGCAGCTCTGCTTTTGCAGCCTGTGGGGTTTGTGGTACTTGAAGGGTTCAGTTATACTGATTGTGTTTGATTTTTGTGCCAGTTTTGATTTCTAGTTGGAGTTGTTAGCTGTAGTCATTTTGAGGGCTTCCTGCTACAACTGCAGCTCCCCATTATTCAGTGTGACACAGTTTCATACTGACCTTAGATGCAACACTGCTGCATCCTTGAGGCTCATTTACAATCAGCTGCAAATGTCTGATCAGGAGGAAATGAGGGTGTGGATAAGGCATTTACAAGCACTGGGAAGTTTTTCTAATCTTTATGAAGAAAGACTGAACTAGAGTTGGTTGAATTTCAGATGCTACATAATGTTCAGATTTCTATCAGACTACTCTAGGTTGGTTGGGAGTTCTCCAACATGTAAGATGATACAGCTTAAAATGTGATCAGTGTTATCCAAAACAAACTTGAAGTTATTTAAGGAATAAAGATTTTGGAGTTTTTTTCAATACTAAACAGAACATACTGTCATTAATCACGATATGAATGGTAGGACACTTGAATATGATTtgtatatttgatttttttgttcatCATCTTATTATCTGAAAGGGAAACTCATACAAGTACAAATGCAAATAAGGCCCTGTGCAGAAATGACTATGCCCACATCTTTCACCCACAAATTCCAACAACCAACAGATGATCTAATTCATGTcaagatgtgtgtgttttttgtttgtttgttttatggtgAAGGCTTTTTTTGTGGATTAAATCTTCATggctcctccacagagtggaccaggagagctcagaggttcccagtggtcagcctgcccagcagcatcaaacacacctggactccatatttatggtctgtacatgtacaacaactacctTTACATCTACtctgttcacagtcatctccatgctgctctttgtagaccagtggatTGCCAGTGTGTCCAACACAGATTTGATGTGTGGCTCCATGATTCCAGTCTGATTAGGTCATTCATAaagtattctgttccagctgttggaggacaacatcatcacttttgtgaagaacgagctgcagaagatccagaaggttctgagtccagattacccagaatgcttagagagtaagagggaggatgatgagcagaggaggagcagcagagaggcatttgtgaagatcacagtggacttcctgaggagaatgaagcaggaggacctggctgaccgtctgcagagaaGTAAAATGATTtctctaaagatttaagctgctggttATAACATTAACTAAAATTTCAAGAGATGAACcaacatgtatttaaaaagacCACATTCTGATATGGACTATGTAAAAGATGAACTGatattctttctttattcagAAAGCCTTGCTGAAGTTTGTCATCGTAAACTTaaatctgagctgaagaagaagttcgagtgtgtgtttgaggggatcgctaaagcaggaaacccaacccttctgaatcagatctacacagagctctacatcacagagggagggactgcagaggtcaatgatgaacatgaggtcagacagattgaaaaagcatccaggaaaccagacagaccagaaagaACAATCAGACaggaagacatctttaaagcctcacttGAAaaagatgaaccaatcagaacagtgctgacaaagggagtggctggcattgggaaaacagtcttaacacagaaatacaccctcgattgggctgaagacaaagccaacaaGGACATCCGGTTTATATTTCCATtaactttcagagagctgaatgtggtGAAAGAGGAAACgttcagcttggtggaacttgttcatcacttctttactgaaaccaaagaagcaggaatctgcagatttgaagacttccaggttgtgttcatctttgatggtctggatgagtgtcgacttcctctggacttccacaaaactacaatcttgactgaccctagaaagtccagctcagtggatgtgctgctgataaatctcatcagggggaaactgcttccatcTGCtcacctctggataaccacacgacctgcagcagccaatcagatccctccacAGTGTGTTGACATTGTGactgaggtcagagggttcactgacccacagaaggaggagtacttcaggaagagattcagagatgaggagcaggccagcaggatcatctcccacatcaagacatcacgaagcctccacatcatgtgccacatcccagtcttctgctggatcactgctacagttctggaggatgtgctgaaaaccagagagggaggacagctgcccaagaccctgactgatatgtacatccacttcctggtggttcaggccaaagtgaagaaggtcaagtatgatggaggggCTGAGAGAGAttcacactggagtccagagagcaggaagatgattgagTCTCTGGGGAAACttgcttttgatcagctgcataaaggaaacctgatcttctatgaatcagacctgacagactgtggcatcgatatcagagcaacctcagtgtactcaggaatgttcacacagatctttaaagaggagaaaggactgtaccaggacaaggtgtactgcttcatccatctgagtgttcaggagtttctggctgctcttcatgtccatctgaccttcatcaactctggcatcaatctgctggaagaacaacaaacaacctccaAGAAGTCTAATTTatttgggaaaaaaagaaattttaaatctttctaccggagtgctgtggacaaggccttacagagccAACATGGACagctggacttgttcctccgcttcctcctgggtctttgtcttaagaccaatcagactctcctacgggGCCTGTTGCCAAAGACAGGAAGTAACTCACGGACCAATCAGAAAACACTCctgtacatcaagaagaagctcagcgAGAACCTGAGTGCAGATAAGAGTATCAATCTgctccactgtctgaatgaactgaatgatcgttctctagtggaggagatccaacagtcccttagttcaggaagtctctccacagatgaactgtctcctgctcagtggtcagctctggtcttcatcttactgtcatcagaaaaagatctggatgtgtttgacctgaagaaatactctgcttcagaggaggctcttctgaggctgctgccagtggtcaaagcctccaacaaagctctgtgagtcATGTGGtttactttttttcccttcatcccTTAAATtcaacttgaaaaaaaaaatcatgtgcaACCTTAAccttaaaaaaatgaagtgaaTGATTGTCAACAGTTGCAGACaaatttttggtttgtttttttgtatatttttcacacttaaatgttttgcGTCATTAAACGCATTGCAATATTAGACAAAAATTACTCAAGTAAATccaaaattcattttttaaattatgatggCTTCTATTTCCTAATAAAATATATCAAAACTTTGTTGgccctgtatgcaaaaagtaatCCAACATGCACTCTTGAAAACTGGCAATGGTGCTTTCACAttactgtggaggaattttgaatTAATCTTCTTTGgagagtttttttattttatttagccaTTAATTGTTTAAGGACACATCCAAAGAGAAAGTGAGGTAAGTGACAGAAGTGATGGAAAGTTAAGtgatagaaaagaaaatgctgtAGGTTACATCAGATACCAGAGAGTTCGcgggaaacaaaacagaattttagCTCAGAATTAAACACTCAAAGATTACATCAACTGATGCTTCACAGATAGTTATGAAGAAGGGTGAATGATGAAGAATTCCATCAAGTCTCTAACTgagaatggagaaaatgaaaaacaaataaaagagacTGTCATAGATATCCAAACTGGTGGCTGGAGACCATGTCCTATTGCAGCAAAATACTGTAATTTCAAAcaggaacaggtgaagagtcaCAGGGAGCA comes from the Maylandia zebra isolate NMK-2024a unplaced genomic scaffold, Mzebra_GT3a scaffold02, whole genome shotgun sequence genome and includes:
- the LOC143412324 gene encoding protein NLRC3-like, whose translation is MTANEKHFFFTHRINGRPESGPGPGPEPESGPAHTVLNHVINRFQQKQSSRKMILQKLKTEPEPSCVSLASDRSKSQPINFKLQQESSAERVDQESSEVPSGQPAQQHQTHLDSIFMLLEDNIITFVKNELQKIQKVLSPDYPECLESKREDDEQRRSSREAFVKITVDFLRRMKQEDLADRLQRKSLAEVCHRKLKSELKKKFECVFEGIAKAGNPTLLNQIYTELYITEGGTAEVNDEHEVRQIEKASRKPDRPERTIRQEDIFKASLEKDEPIRTVLTKGVAGIGKTVLTQKYTLDWAEDKANKDIRFIFPLTFRELNVVKEETFSLVELVHHFFTETKEAGICRFEDFQVVFIFDGLDECRLPLDFHKTTILTDPRKSSSVDVLLINLIRGKLLPSAHLWITTRPAAANQIPPQCVDIVTEVRGFTDPQKEEYFRKRFRDEEQASRIISHIKTSRSLHIMCHIPVFCWITATVLEDVLKTREGGQLPKTLTDMYIHFLVVQAKVKKVKYDGGAERDSHWSPESRKMIESLGKLAFDQLHKGNLIFYESDLTDCGIDIRATSVYSGMFTQIFKEEKGLYQDKVYCFIHLSVQEFLAALHVHLTFINSGINLLEEQQTTSKKSNLFGKKRNFKSFYRSAVDKALQSQHGQLDLFLRFLLGLCLKTNQTLLRGLLPKTGSNSRTNQKTLLYIKKKLSENLSADKSINLLHCLNELNDRSLVEEIQQSLSSGSLSTDELSPAQWSALVFILLSSEKDLDVFDLKKYSASEEALLRLLPVVKASNKALFSECFLSERSCEALSSVLSSQSSSLRELDASNNNLQDSGVKLLSVGLQSPHCTLEILRLSACNLSERSCEALSSVLSSQSSSLRELDANNNNLQDSGVKLLSVGLQSPHCALETLSLSGCLITEECCTSLATALSSNPSYLRELDLSYNHPGNSEMKLFSAGRKAPRWRLDTLRVEPAGVRWLRPGLKKYFCQLTIDTNTVHTNLKLSDNNRKVTHAEEVQSYPDHPDRFDVYEQLLCRDGLTGRSYWEVEWTGDVEISVSSRKIRRKGDSTDCLFGWNDQSWSLICSDDRPRSVRQNKTERSITSSSYSVSNRVAVYVDCPAGTLSFYRVSSDTLIHLHTFNTTFTQTLYPGFWFRSPGSSVCL